The genomic region TTTCAAACCCCTTGGGGCCCCTTATCCGTCCATTAAAAGGATTTTCCTTTCCTTCTAAGAACCCCTCTCAGACCGACACAGTGGCAAACGCTCCCATAATGAGATAAAACTATTATATATTCCTGTTACACACTCTGCTCCCACGCGGGACAGTGCGGGAGCCTTGGTGTAACCTTTGTAAGATCGGTTCCATATCAAACCCAAACGCTCCCCTCTGCTGCAAACAGAGAAAGACGTTTAGGCTCTGAATACTAAATTGCGTCATGAGTTGTGAAATGGTAAGACTTACGAGTGTTTTGCAttgcttaaaaaataaataaaaaaaaggaacagaaaatgaaaaaaggGACAATATAAAAAGTAAAGCGATATGGCTGGATGAAAGTGTAATTGGATCTTCGTGACTAATCGACTATTCCAGCCGTTTTCACCCCAACAACGGCGTAACATCTTGGCGACAGCAGGGGATCAAAGAGCTGCACCAGGGCGGAGAACGCAATATCCTCCTGTGGTGCacgaacgcatgcacacacacacagacacacacacacacacacacaaacacacacacacacacacgttaaagaTATATGTTATAAAGCCCCTGGGACCATTTCGTACACTTTGTGCCTGTGCCACATGTGTTCAGTAATTGTATCAGGTGCATGCGGACTAGCTCTGAATAGGAGTAGGCTAACCAATAACCCTTTCCCCTGGATCGACGCTCTCTTTGTGTTTTGCCGGTCTGCCGTCGGTGGCTCATTGACTTTTGActaactgctctctctctctctctctctctctctctctctctctctctctctctctctctctctctctctctctctctctctctctctctctctctctctctctctctctctctctctctctctctctctctctctctctctctctctctctgcgccaTAATTAGCCACAGGGCTACGCTACacatattttgttttctttgagcACACCAAACCCCAACCGCCATCAACACCATTATATAAAGCTTCTTTGACCTCCACACCAAAGGGCTACATTTTGTTTATCAACCATTTGGCCTCACATAAATCAATAGTGGAGAATCGTTTGAATGTGATTCTTCCCCTTTTTGTTGTTATTCCGACCATGAGCCAGACTGTAACAAAGagctgtgtctttgtgtgttctcCCGTCCCCTTGCCGTCAGCATCAGGGACCCTGCAGGTAGAGCTCAGCTAACATACACCAGATGACAGAGTGAGTTTAATTGCTTCACATACGCAATCAGTGATTCAAAGGCAAAGCTCAAAGCATTTGGCGCGGCCCCATAtatcactgctgtgtgtgtgaaccccaGAAAGCCAGATCACCGTGTccccttctctttttttgttcTCTTGGCTCGGACGAGCGCCGAAATGTTAAATTACCAGCCAAGGTTAATTACGCCGTCGCCTGTATTCTCGACGGTGGAAATGCTCTCTCCAAAGTCCTGCTCTGATTTCAGGCTCAAATGTTCTCACTGAAGGAaacacatgccccccccccccccccccccctcccagccccccccccagtctacACTGCACAGTGGAATCACCCAGGATCAGAACGCTACACGCGGGTCAGTGGGGAGCCGGGTCCCTGTTCTCCGTCCCGGCCAATAGACTAATGAGGACATGTTAGGGCAGAAGTACCTTTGAACCAAGACAGACATTGGGTGCCGTGTTGGCAATGGATCCATACTGATAATGCATACTTATTGTCTACTGATTTTTTATATTCCATGTATTCATTTAtcacatttttgcatttttctattttatagtGATGCAAACATCAATGCCATGGTGCATGATTTGATTTACTTTTCACCGTTGTTCGCTAGGTTGGGCAAATGTACAACACCCCCGTAACCCTCCCCGTTGACGGGCTGTCCCCTGAAAGACAGATCAACTGTGTGCTGTACCCAACGACGCAGAGTGCAGCGGAGACACTGGGAAGGGGTAACATAATTACTGTACCTGTTCTTTGAGGAAACAGAGGCGATCGAGCAGAACCACTCCTTCGATACAAGGGGCGAGTATCACCttgagctgcacacacacacacacacacacacacacacacacacacacacacacacacacacacacacacacacacacacacacacacacacacacacacacacacacacacacacacacacacagtgaatatGTTGCATTATGTTCAAAGGTTTCAGACCTTGTGGTGCCAGTGTTAATCACTCCATCATAGGTCAGTTGTTTTTATGCTTCCATGAAGAAGTGTGATGTCGGTCGACTTGACACCACAATTAGCGGCTTTGCCGCTGAAACCAGAAACTGCTTGTTTTGTCCCCAGTGTGATCGTCTTCCTGCACTCCCACCCTGAAGACTGCAACCATCTCCTACAAGGAGCTGGATCAAACATCTCGGTTTACAGAAGGAGTGACAACAGGTAGACAATAGGTAGGAGAGGAGCGGGCTTAGCAGGTCATTGTGATGCTAGCAGGAATCTAAACCCTTTTAAGTAAGGCTTTGTTAAAAAGAGAATACAATGTAAGCCTTGGTGtaatgaagagagggagggacgtggGTGGGGTGTTGTTCAGATAAAGCCGGGAGGGCCCCCTGGGTGTTGGCGTCCTTAGTGTCTCACCATGTTGAAGGCCCTCATCTCGGCCGTCCGGGGAGCGTAGGCCTCGTGGTAGTCCTGGATGACGCTGTCAGAAAGCTGCAGACGGAGGACAAAAatacttgttttgttgttgctgtacTTTCCCAAGAAAACTTTAGGATTTCATACTCAAATGTTTGACAATGAGTCAAGCAATGAATGGCTAACTTGATATATGTGTCATCTATTTAGGGTATTCACGATAAGATAacatgtactttattaatcccagatgaGAAATTAGACCAGCCGAAAGTACAGCAGTGAACAGAATAAACTATACGCTGCATTACAGTACAAAACCCCACAGAAACGGGGTTGGAACTgctttaggagagagagagagagagagagagagagagagagagagagagagagagagagagagagagagagagagagagagagagagagagagagagagagagagagagagagagagagagagagagagagagagagagagagagagagagagagagagggggccagGGAATGGACCAGGGTGGTCTCCTGACCTTGGAATGGTCCAGTTCCAGCCGGCCCAGAGCTTTACGGACGTAGTCCACGAAGGACTTGGACTTGGAGTAGACGTTGCCCACCCGTCTCtcactggagagggagaggcaggtgcacacacacacacacacacacacacacacacacacacacacacacacacacacacacacacacacacacacacacacacacacacacacacacactagaataATGTAAATGAAAACCTCAGGAACCAAATTAATTTATGCTTCATCATCAGACTCATCGACTCGGCAGCAAAATTAGTAACACATTCCCATCATTATTCAATTCATTTGACAACCTTTCACAAACCTTTCTACCCTAGGGCTGAAGAATTAATCTAAATATTATTGAAATCGCAACGCGGCCAAGAGCAATACACAAATTGCAGTAGCTGCAGTTTATTGATAAGGCATTTCTTTGGTTTGGCATAAATGTCCAATCGTCatgggaattttttttttttctgtgaaatTTAAAATAACGTCCAAAATAATCATCACAACTCAGGGAATCACATGACAGAATATAGTGGTCAGCAATATCAACTCGGTTTCCGATGTTTGGCGTATTTTTTCAGAATCGCAAAAAATTATAGAAACACAAATCTCGGACCAATTAATGGTCCAACTTTTGGGATTTGTTTATTGTGGAAACAGATTTGAAGTAGGTACCCTCTAAGCAGTACCATTAGGGGGTGTGACGGCTCGCCTTAGAGCTGATGTACCTCTTAAACGAGTCGTAGTGGTCCCTCAGAATCACATGCAGTACAGCCCGGAAGAACAGAGACTCCATTTGAATCTGGAGGGAGAAAAGGCCATGTACAAAAAAGATCAGACTTTAGAAAGTAAAAGAAGAAAAGTCCAAAAagcaatacaaaaaaacattagaaATGGTTACGTTCCAATTCCATGTTGAGCCGAATAAAGAAAAGTTGCGAGTGCCAATTTTCCAAGCTGGGTGTAAAAAGACTCGCGAACAATCCAAACAAGTTAGTTttctcatcatcattattattgttattcagTCGCCGTGTTCCAGCATGTAATCAGTCTCGTTGTGATTGCATTAATATTTATAAACATTCCTTTTAATGGCCCACGGTATCGTTTACTGCCGCTGGCCATGGCTGCAGAACAAACAGACTGCAGGCCGTCAGGACCGAGCAGACCATAGTGGGGCAGAAAGGGTTCTTACGTCAAAGGGGAATTAGACAACGAGGATGGATGTGGAGGATTCGGTCATTTCCTTTCCACATGGGTGGATGGTCTTATCGGTGAGAACATTAATCATTTGCTAGGTCAGTTTTGATACAAGAGATGTGTGAGAGCTGATTTACCCCTTTGCCAACTGTCACTCTCTCCAAagcctgtagagagagagagagagagagagagagagagagagagagacagagacagagacagagacagaggcagagagagagtagagagtagagagtagaaagagagacagagagagagagagagagagattttaagTCAAGTCATGTCAATCTAGATGACCATGCTTTCAGACTGATTTAAAGGTGTTGACTGACGTCAGGTCAGCTGACTCACCAGGCAGGCAGACATCCGGGCGTTCCGGCCACAGAACCACGACTGCTCCCGGAGGTAAGCGCTCATTGGGAAGCCAAACACACCgccatctgacacacacacacacacacacacacacacacacacacacacacacacacacacacacacacacacacacacacacacacacacacacacacacacacacacacacacacacacacacagaaatgttaGCTATGTTAACTTACATCTGAGATTGACAGGACAGTAATATTATGCTATTGAGGAATATCAGCGTAACTTTTAACAGgaacctagaacacacacacacacacacacacacacacacacacacacacacacacacacacacacacacacacacacacacacacacacacacacacacacacacacacacacacagtgaggttGACAAGCCCTGCATTCCCCCTTTCATGTCGTCGCTGCCGTCAGCAGGGTCAGTGAGGGAGGTCAAGGCCCAGGAAGCCGGGAGAGGAAACAAGGTATTACCGACGCAAAAACACTACAGACATTCACtggggtctctctcccccccccctgttctgCTTGACACATGGTCCGGTCCGTGCGACTGGACACGCTTTTCCGCTGCCCTTAAAAACATGTctcccgcaaacacacacacacacacacacacacacacacacacacggcaggaGATGTTTACACAAGCTAGCAGTGGGGGGGTAGGGgctcttgctgtgtgtgtgcgtttgtgtgtgacagcACAACAGACACatctgcccccacccccctgcccccacccccctgcccccacccccctgcccctgcctctccacacaacacaaacatttccGATAGCGTGGCGTGCGAGCGGACGCATGCGGAGgtccaaatatttattttcaggactggggggggggggggggcgatggagAAGCCTGGAggggtggtgatggagggggggggtctgtggatCCCAATAATTTAAGATCACCAAGCGTTTACTGGGACTTCCATAAAAGAGGATTCCTGGATAAAACCAGGAATAAATTAAATACAGGAAACCGTGGTGACGACAAAGTCAGTAGAAGGTTCCTGAAGGTTAAGTCAATACCGACTTGAAAGGGCGGGATGTATCTGAAAATGTCCCAGTACTTTGATTAATAAAGTAGTACTCACATGCTTGATTTAATCTTAAACTATTAACACCTTTTCCGTTCACATTGAGCAAATGAACTGAGAAGTGTCTCGTTTGCAGCTCGGTTTCACAGGCAACGcgggcgtgagagagagagagagagagagagagagagagagagagagagagagagagagagagagagagagagagagagagagagagagagagagagagagagagagagagagagagagagagagagagagagaacgaacaaCGTTGCGTTCGTTCTCAACGACAGAGagcggggggtggaggggtagaggagccgagggggggggggctggaggtggaggaaagcGCTACAAGTGTGTTTCCCATCAGCGGTCGTGTCGTCACGGCCTCTCGGCTCCAACCCCCGGTGGAACCAGGGGGGTTCAGAGGTCCCCGTGTTaacagggcggggggggggggggagaccagcTGAGGTCCTCATAAAGACACTGCCGAGCCGGGCTCTTTAGTGCCCAGGTCATTaggcatcccataataataagagagggagagcgtgcGTGCGAGTCGGCAGCTCGTGAAAGCACCGCGGTCGCCGTTCCGCACGGCGCAGACCTCAGAACGCTCAGAGGGACCCGGGCGGACTGAAGGAGGACCCCGGGATATGAGGGAGCGGGGCCGGGCCCTTTGGCCTGAAGATAAGAACTCTAGAATAAATCTAATCTTTTATCAAACCAAACGCGATTTTCGGTTTATAAtcgatttattttttctatcaaagacaaatatatatatatatatatatatatatatatatatatatatatatatatatatatcttttaaatttggattttatttgaagatTAACAATGATTAACAAAAGCAAAATTTGGTTGCCACAGACTTTAGGCAAAATCTATGCGCACGCTGCCATGTTGGCATTTTACtctaaaaaaaagtaaaatgccaacatacattttttcaattattatatattttttaccaataatctttttttcttttttaatatagATTATTGACCATGAATTAGAATTACGATTAAAAATTGATTAATCGCCCATGTCTAAGAGAAATATCCAGCGCGGGTCGGTGGGGATGGAATATCAGAGAGATGGCGGTTGTCCATCGGCCTTCCACCGGATGTCCTTCTTAGTTGAAGAAGGTCAGAACCATCTCACTTTAAACCCTGTTTAGCGGCCTCCTGCCAATCCATAACTCCATGGTGACGACTAAACCAGTCTGTCACTCCATGGTAACGACTAAACCAGTCTGTCACTCCATGGTAACGACTAAACCAGTCTGTTGTTCCATGGTGACGACTAAACCAGTCTGTCACTCCATGGTAACGACTAAACCAGTCTGTCACTCCATGGTAACGACTAAACCAGTCTGTCACTCCATGGTAACGACTAAACCAGTCTGTCACTCCATGGTAACGACTAAACCAGTCTGTTATTCCATGGTAACGACTTAACCAGTCTGTCACTCCATGGTAAAGACTAAACCAGTCTGTTATTCCATGGTAACGACTAAACCAGTCTGTTATTCCATGGTAACGACTAAACCAGTCTGTCACTTCATGGTAACGACTAAACCAGTCTGTCACTTCATGGTAACGACTAAACCAGTCTGTCACTTCATGGTAACGACTAAACCAGTCTGTTATTCCATGGTAACGACTAAACCAGTCTGTCACTCCATGGTAACGACTAAACCAGTCTGTTATTCCATGGTAACGACTAAACCAGTCTGTCACTCCATGGTAATGACTAAACCAGTCTGTAACTCCATGGTAACGACTTAACCAGTCTGTAACTCCATGATAACGACTTAACCAGTCTGTAACTCCATGGTAACGACTTAACCAGTCTGTAACTCCATGGTAAAGACTAAACCAGTCTGTAACTCCATGGTAACGACTTAACCAGTCTGTCACTCCACGGTAACGACTAAACCAGTCTGTCACTCCATGGTAACGACTAAACCAGTCTGTAACTCCATGGTAACGACTAAACCAGTCTGTAACTCCATGGTAACGACTAAACCAGTCTGTCACTCCATGGTAACGACTAAACCAGTCTGCAACTCCATGGTAACGACTAAACCAGTCTGCAACTCCATGGTGTGGAGTGGCCGCATGGCCTGCAGAGCAGTAGTTCACCTGGTGGGGGCGCGGCCTGCAGAGCAGTAGTTCACCTGGTGGGGGCGCGGCCTGCAGTGCCGTCAGATCACCTGGTGGGGGCGCGGCCTGCAGTGCCGTCAGATCACCTGGTGGGGGCGCGGCCTGCAGTGCCGTCAGATCACCTggtgggggcgctggggggCCGAACTCCTCCGTCAGCATGTGGTAGCAGCAGCCCACGCTGCACACGGACGCCAGCTCCCGCTTGGCCGCAAACATCCTCAGGGTGCTGGGGGCCAGGTCGCCGCACGTGTGCAGACCCACCAGCACCGCatcctgcagggggggggccgGAGCGAGGAGGGGGGGCATTGGGGAGGGAAAGATCAGGGGCTACATTTATTGAGGACGACATCCTGCACATTTGGCAACATTATCCCCCTTTCCCAGCCATTCCAGAGAACGCCCTGGGgaggtctgggtggggggggggtcttggctAGTGGATATATATTACTACCCTCCGGAGTGTTCTAGACGAGGTTTAATGTTCTGTgattgtggtgggggggggggaggggggagtgggggggagggaggagtgggggggaggggagagggggggatggggggggggggggggggggggaggcccacCTGCAACCCGTCGATGAGGTCCCTGAGCTCCGTCTCCGCGGTGACGTAGGAGGTCAGCGGCGAGTAGAGCGCCCCgccctcggccccgcccccggccccgcccccggccccgcccccggcgccACGGCCCGCCTTCCTCGCCAGGTTCTCCCGCTTCCTCCTCTCGCGCTCCGCGGCGCTGAGCCCGGGGGGGGCCGCTCTGGGGGGCCCGCCGCCGGAGACCGCCTCGGTGGCCTCCAGGGGCAGCGCGCCCAGGAAGGGGTCCTCCGGCTCCGGGTCCTCCACGGCGTCGGGATCGCCGTCGGGAATCGAACCCACGTCTATGGATGAGGCGCCCGACTCTGAAGGGGAAGCCGCCGCGTCCTCTTTAccctcttcatccccctcctccgtcCTGAGACGGGCtgtgtcttcctcttcctcctccctccgacACGCTGCGTTTCCCTCTCTGACTGCATCGGGCGCACATCCATCGGGCGCACATCCATCCACCGCCGACCTTCCTCTCTGGGCGGCCGTACCGATAACGTCCTCCGATTGGCCCCTGTCGCTCACGGGTTTAtcgtccgccgccgccgccgccgccgccgccgtcgccgccgccgccacgtcCGCTGACCCTGGGAGCTCCGGCTGAGGAGGGCTCCTCAGGTGGGTCTGGTAGGCCCTGGAGAACCTCTTCAGCTTGCGGTTCCTCTCGTGGGCCCCGTGGGTGTTGGAGCTGGAGGAGTCGATGCCGTACACCTGCAGGCCGTAGCGCAGCGACAGGAAGGAGCACAGGTAGCCCTTACCTGAGCCCACGTCGatcacctggagggggggggggggacgcgcCGTGCGTGACGTTGAGATAAAACCACAGAAGAACACTGCGGACAGGAAGACGCTGGGTAGGATTTGACAACGCTTCTTTGTTTATTCAAAACTAAATTCACCGCCCCTTACAACTCATGTGCTAAATTACTTTTgtaatttttgtattttttttttttgcattaatGAGCCGATAAGGATGAGAATACTAACCCAAAGACAGCTACAAATATA from Gadus morhua chromosome 19, gadMor3.0, whole genome shotgun sequence harbors:
- the mettl25 gene encoding putative methyltransferase-like protein 25 isoform X3, with the protein product MSSLKDSPSDIRARIDEVRRFLSIALSIANAHTVEFYTHDVWGRLIAVTPEEVLSAISFQDGHQRAPERNTDETPKTTFGFCERTHRLVDIHTLLEAAKALSIPGLGVCLSRKQLMQSLRKDSQVSTHAEQADAEKEPSEFMNSKKSHEVQSMSEVVSCLAQGCRVNQVIDVGSGKGYLCSFLSLRYGLQVYGIDSSSSNTHGAHERNRKLKRFSRAYQTHLRSPPQPELPGSADVAAAATAAAAAAAADDKPVSDRGQSEDVIGTAAQRGRSAVDGCAPDGCAPDAVREGNAACRREEEEEDTARLRTEEGDEEGKEDAAASPSESGASSIDVGSIPDGDPDAVEDPEPEDPFLGALPLEATEAVSGGGPPRAAPPGLSAAERERRKRENLARKAGRGAGGGAGGGAGGGAEGGALYSPLTSYVTAETELRDLIDGLQDAVLVGLHTCGDLAPSTLRMFAAKRELASVCSVGCCYHMLTEEFGPPAPPPGDLTALQAAPPPGDLTALQAAPPPDGGVFGFPMSAYLREQSWFCGRNARMSACLALERVTVGKGIQMESLFFRAVLHVILRDHYDSFKSERRVGNVYSKSKSFVDYVRKALGRLELDHSKLSDSVIQDYHEAYAPRTAEMRAFNMLKVILAPCIEGVVLLDRLCFLKEQEDIAFSALVQLFDPLLSPRCYAVVGVKTAGIVD
- the mettl25 gene encoding putative methyltransferase-like protein 25 isoform X4, encoding MSSLKDSPSDIRARIDEVRRFLSIALSIANAHTVEFYTHDVWGRLIAVTPEEVLSAISFQDGHQRAPERNTDETPKTTFGFCERTHRLVDIHTLLEAAKALSIPGLGVCLSRKQLMQSLRKDSQVSTHAEQADAEKEPSEFMNSKKSHEVQSMSEVVSCLAQGCRVNQVIDVGSGKGYLCSFLSLRYGLQVYGIDSSSSNTHGAHERNRKLKRFSRAYQTHLRSPPQPELPGSADVAAAATAAAAAAAADDKPVSDRGQSEDVIGTAAQRGRSAVDGCAPDGCAPDAVREGNAACRREEEEEDTARLRTEEGDEEGKEDAAASPSESGASSIDVGSIPDGDPDAVEDPEPEDPFLGALPLEATEAVSGGGPPRAAPPGLSAAERERRKRENLARKAGRGAGGGAGGGAGGGAEGGALYSPLTSYVTAETELRDLIDGLQDAVLVGLHTCGDLAPSTLRMFAAKRELASVCSVGCCYHMLTEEFGPPAPPPGDLTALQAAPPPDGGVFGFPMSAYLREQSWFCGRNARMSACLALERVTVGKGIQMESLFFRAVLHVILRDHYDSFKSERRVGNVYSKSKSFVDYVRKALGRLELDHSKLSDSVIQDYHEAYAPRTAEMRAFNMLKVILAPCIEGVVLLDRLCFLKEQEDIAFSALVQLFDPLLSPRCYAVVGVKTAGIVD
- the mettl25 gene encoding putative methyltransferase-like protein 25 isoform X2 gives rise to the protein MSSLKDSPSDIRARIDEVRRFLSIALSIANAHTVEFYTHDVWGRLIAVTPEEVLSAISFQDGHQRAPERNTDETPKTTFGFCERTHRLVDIHTLLEAAKALSIPGLGVCLSRKQLMQSLRKDSQVSTHAEQDAEKEPSEFMNSKKSHEVQSMSEVVSCLAQGCRVNQVIDVGSGKGYLCSFLSLRYGLQVYGIDSSSSNTHGAHERNRKLKRFSRAYQTHLRSPPQPELPGSADVAAAATAAAAAAAADDKPVSDRGQSEDVIGTAAQRGRSAVDGCAPDGCAPDAVREGNAACRREEEEEDTARLRTEEGDEEGKEDAAASPSESGASSIDVGSIPDGDPDAVEDPEPEDPFLGALPLEATEAVSGGGPPRAAPPGLSAAERERRKRENLARKAGRGAGGGAGGGAGGGAEGGALYSPLTSYVTAETELRDLIDGLQDAVLVGLHTCGDLAPSTLRMFAAKRELASVCSVGCCYHMLTEEFGPPAPPPGDLTALQAAPPPGDLTALQAAPPPGDLTALQAAPPPDGGVFGFPMSAYLREQSWFCGRNARMSACLALERVTVGKGIQMESLFFRAVLHVILRDHYDSFKSERRVGNVYSKSKSFVDYVRKALGRLELDHSKLSDSVIQDYHEAYAPRTAEMRAFNMLKVILAPCIEGVVLLDRLCFLKEQEDIAFSALVQLFDPLLSPRCYAVVGVKTAGIVD
- the mettl25 gene encoding putative methyltransferase-like protein 25 isoform X1 codes for the protein MSSLKDSPSDIRARIDEVRRFLSIALSIANAHTVEFYTHDVWGRLIAVTPEEVLSAISFQDGHQRAPERNTDETPKTTFGFCERTHRLVDIHTLLEAAKALSIPGLGVCLSRKQLMQSLRKDSQVSTHAEQADAEKEPSEFMNSKKSHEVQSMSEVVSCLAQGCRVNQVIDVGSGKGYLCSFLSLRYGLQVYGIDSSSSNTHGAHERNRKLKRFSRAYQTHLRSPPQPELPGSADVAAAATAAAAAAAADDKPVSDRGQSEDVIGTAAQRGRSAVDGCAPDGCAPDAVREGNAACRREEEEEDTARLRTEEGDEEGKEDAAASPSESGASSIDVGSIPDGDPDAVEDPEPEDPFLGALPLEATEAVSGGGPPRAAPPGLSAAERERRKRENLARKAGRGAGGGAGGGAGGGAEGGALYSPLTSYVTAETELRDLIDGLQDAVLVGLHTCGDLAPSTLRMFAAKRELASVCSVGCCYHMLTEEFGPPAPPPGDLTALQAAPPPGDLTALQAAPPPGDLTALQAAPPPDGGVFGFPMSAYLREQSWFCGRNARMSACLALERVTVGKGIQMESLFFRAVLHVILRDHYDSFKSERRVGNVYSKSKSFVDYVRKALGRLELDHSKLSDSVIQDYHEAYAPRTAEMRAFNMLKVILAPCIEGVVLLDRLCFLKEQEDIAFSALVQLFDPLLSPRCYAVVGVKTAGIVD
- the mettl25 gene encoding putative methyltransferase-like protein 25 isoform X5, with amino-acid sequence MSSLKDSPSDIRARIDEVRRFLSIALSIANAHTVEFYTHDVWGRLIAVTPEEVLSAISFQDGHQRAPERNTDETPKTTFGFCERTHRLVDIHTLLEAAKALSIPGLGVCLSRKQLMQSLRKDSQVSTHAEQADAEKEPSEFMNSKKSHEVQSMSEVVSCLAQGCRVNQVIDVGSGKGYLCSFLSLRYGLQVYGIDSSSSNTHGAHERNRKLKRFSRAYQTHLRSPPQPELPGSADVAAAATAAAAAAAADDKPVSDRGQSEDVIGTAAQRGRSAVDGCAPDGCAPDAVREGNAACRREEEEEDTARLRTEEGDEEGKEDAAASPSESGASSIDVGSIPDGDPDAVEDPEPEDPFLGALPLEATEAVSGGGPPRAAPPGLSAAERERRKRENLARKAGRGAGGGAGGGAGGGAEGGALYSPLTSYVTAETELRDLIDGLQDAVLVGLHTCGDLAPSTLRMFAAKRELASVCSVGCCYHMLTEEFGPPAPPPDGGVFGFPMSAYLREQSWFCGRNARMSACLALERVTVGKGIQMESLFFRAVLHVILRDHYDSFKSERRVGNVYSKSKSFVDYVRKALGRLELDHSKLSDSVIQDYHEAYAPRTAEMRAFNMLKVILAPCIEGVVLLDRLCFLKEQEDIAFSALVQLFDPLLSPRCYAVVGVKTAGIVD
- the mettl25 gene encoding putative methyltransferase-like protein 25 isoform X6, coding for MSSLKDSPSDIRARIDEVRRFLSIALSIANAHTVEFYTHDVWGRLIAVTPEEVLSAISFQDGHQRAPERNTDETPKTTFGFCERTHRLVDIHTLLEAAKALSIPGLGVCLSRKQLMQSLRKDSQVSTHAEQADAEKEPSEFMNSKKSHEVQSMSEVVSCLAQGCRVNQVIDVGSGKGYLCSFLSLRYGLQVYGIDSSSSNTHGAHERNRKLKRFSRAYQTHLRSPPQPELPGSADVAAAATAAAAAAAADDKPVSDRGQSEDVIGTAAQRGRSAVDGCAPDGCAPDAVREGNAACRREEEEEDTARLRTEEGDEEGKEDAAASPSESGASSIDVGSIPDGDPDAVEDPEPEDPFLGALPLEATEAVSGGGPPRAAPPGLSAAERERRKRENLARKAGRGAGGGAGGGAGGGAEGGALYSPLTSYVTAETELRDLIDGLQDAVLVGLHTCGDLAPSTLRMFAAKRELASVCSVGCCYHMLTEEFGPPAPPPGDLTALQAAPPPGDLTALQAAPPPGDLTALQAAPPPDGGVFGFPMSAYLREQSWFCGRNARMSACLALERVTVGKGIQMESLFFRAVLHVILRDHYDSFKRYISSKASRHTP